A stretch of the Mycobacterium shigaense genome encodes the following:
- a CDS encoding type I polyketide synthase, which yields MTSLAERAAQMSPKAREVLARELVRAGTAFPTEVAEPIAVVGIGCRLPGKVTGPESFWQLLVDGRDAVGEVPADRWDGDAFYDPDPQAPGRMTTKWGGFLDDVAGFDADFFGITPREAVAMDPQQRILLEVAWEALEHAGVAPDSLNGSRTSAIMGVSAWDYTILNLERHAEIDAYMSTGNPHSAAVGRISYLLGLRGPAVAVDTACSSSLVAIHLACQNLRLRESDVALAGGVHLSLSPFTSIALSKWSALSPTGRCHTFDALADGFVRGEGCGVVVLKRLADALADGDRVLGVVRGSAINSDGRSNGLTAPNAAAQRDVITTALRMADAAADSVNYIETHGTGTILGDPIEFEALAATYGGGASRCALGSVKTNIGHLEASAGVTGFIKAVLSVHHAFIPPNLHFTRWNPAIDASTTRLFVPTEGAAWPADGPRRAAVSSFGLSGTNAHVVIEQAPDPAPAAPPAAAPVSTLAVSGKSPQRLAATAAVLADWLAGPGAAVPLADTAHTLNHRRAKHNWLGTVVARDHAGAAAGLRALATGAPAPGVVAATEAGRGPGTVFVYSGQGAQWAGMGRRLLADEPAFAAAVAELEPEFVAQTGFSLSQTLTEGRPVTGIDKIQPLLVAIQLALTALWRHYGVEPDAVIGHSMGEVSAAVVSGALTPAEGLRVIATRSKLMAQLSGQGAMALLELDAPAVEALITDYPQVTLAVHASPTQSVIAGPPDQVDAVIAQLAARNLLARRIEVDVASHHPIIDPILPQLRSSLADLAPKTPTIPIFTTATEDPAPVLDADYWAANLRNPVRFHQAVTAAGTQHKTFIEVSPHPLLTHAITDTLGQTNTTLGTLLRDADDTVSFHAQLAAAGHPITTDGRLADVPITPWQHAHFWVADRSAISDSVASHPLLGRHIEVPSSHDHVWQADVGTDVSPWLADHKVFGQPTMPGAGFAEISLAAASEALGLPVQALSINQLEVEQMLALNDHTQLTTQLTRGADDKIRIEIYSRSGGDDWTRHATARAEARTSEPAPERPALLAERGGTPVDPADVYSGLRQAGQHHGPAFAALTAIRRLPGGSVETEIVLPDESPRHPEFRLHPVILDAALQSLAAAMPEEELAGSTEASYLPVSFDSVRVYGNPGRRAHCRAQLSGLDEGGAGKLGRIVLTDDNGIVTAEINDIYVRRVERRSVPLPLSQKVFDTTWVARPVAGGQHEAPGSWLVLTEGSTASTVEQAEEFVAAWRSPARRVLTADLHDEAAMLAAFDETTGDPEHPPVGVVVFVAPNPDISDRGVERARDSVWAVSTVIRAIVGGWHGQSPRLWLVSRDGLAIGDQPGQPGVGALKGLVRVLAYEHPELRTTLVDLDAAEPVTALNAELAAPASDVIDDVVAWRGGQRLVERLSRATLGEPTRAAVRSGASYIITGGLGGLGLVVARWLADSGAGRIVLNGRSEPSAEQRAALTELERKTEIVVVSGDVAAEGVADALVAAAGEANLRGILHAAAVLDDSLVFSMTKDSLERVWAPKVTGALRMHRASTRCELDWWLGFSSTASLLGGPGQTSYACASAWLDALVDWRRAAGLPATVINWGPWAEVGLARTLTGGPLDPITPTEGAAALEPLLAVDRGHTGVARLRPDRALIAFPEIRSLGYFTSVVEELDAAGDGGDWAGPEALAGLEPAEAQALMTDRLRARIAAVMGYADRSAVDAGVPLIELGMDSLMAVRIRNTARADFGAEPPVALLLQGASLHDLTAELVRQLGIGGQTQAPNAEDAVRDRAQQRAAARQQAAMRRKRG from the coding sequence ATGACAAGTCTTGCCGAACGCGCGGCACAGATGTCACCCAAGGCGCGCGAGGTCCTCGCGCGTGAGCTGGTACGTGCGGGAACGGCCTTCCCCACCGAGGTCGCCGAACCCATAGCGGTGGTCGGTATCGGTTGCCGGCTGCCGGGCAAAGTGACCGGGCCGGAGAGCTTTTGGCAGTTGCTGGTCGACGGTCGCGACGCCGTCGGCGAGGTGCCGGCCGACCGGTGGGATGGCGACGCCTTCTACGACCCGGATCCGCAGGCACCGGGCCGGATGACCACCAAGTGGGGCGGCTTCCTCGACGACGTCGCCGGGTTCGACGCCGACTTCTTCGGCATCACGCCGCGCGAAGCTGTCGCGATGGACCCGCAGCAGCGGATCCTGCTCGAGGTCGCCTGGGAGGCGCTCGAACACGCCGGGGTCGCGCCGGATTCCCTGAACGGCAGCCGGACCTCCGCGATCATGGGCGTGTCGGCCTGGGACTACACGATCCTCAACCTGGAGCGCCACGCCGAGATCGACGCTTATATGAGCACCGGCAACCCGCACAGCGCCGCGGTAGGCCGCATCTCGTACCTGCTGGGGCTGCGCGGCCCGGCGGTGGCCGTGGACACCGCGTGCTCGTCGTCGCTGGTGGCCATCCACCTGGCCTGCCAGAACCTGCGACTGCGCGAAAGCGACGTGGCGTTGGCCGGTGGCGTGCACCTTTCCCTGTCGCCGTTCACCAGCATCGCGCTGTCCAAGTGGTCGGCCCTGTCGCCGACGGGCCGGTGCCACACCTTCGACGCCCTGGCCGACGGGTTCGTGCGCGGCGAGGGCTGCGGCGTGGTGGTGCTCAAGCGGTTGGCCGACGCGCTGGCTGACGGCGATCGGGTGCTGGGCGTGGTTCGCGGCTCGGCGATCAACTCCGACGGACGGTCCAACGGCCTGACCGCGCCGAACGCGGCCGCGCAGCGCGACGTCATCACCACCGCGCTGCGGATGGCCGACGCCGCGGCCGACAGCGTGAACTACATCGAAACCCACGGCACCGGAACCATTCTGGGTGACCCGATCGAGTTCGAGGCGCTGGCCGCGACCTACGGCGGCGGCGCGAGCCGCTGCGCGCTGGGCTCGGTCAAGACCAATATCGGGCACCTGGAAGCCTCCGCCGGTGTCACCGGGTTCATCAAGGCGGTCCTGTCGGTGCACCACGCCTTCATCCCGCCCAACCTGCACTTCACCCGGTGGAACCCCGCCATCGACGCGTCGACGACGCGCCTGTTCGTGCCCACCGAGGGCGCCGCGTGGCCCGCCGACGGACCTCGCCGCGCCGCGGTGTCGTCGTTCGGCCTGAGCGGGACCAACGCGCACGTGGTCATCGAGCAGGCGCCCGACCCGGCACCCGCGGCGCCGCCGGCCGCGGCGCCGGTGTCCACGTTGGCCGTGTCGGGCAAGTCGCCGCAGCGGCTCGCGGCGACGGCCGCCGTGCTGGCCGACTGGCTCGCCGGCCCCGGGGCCGCGGTGCCGCTTGCCGACACCGCCCACACCCTGAATCACCGTCGCGCCAAGCACAATTGGCTGGGCACGGTCGTCGCGCGGGACCACGCCGGCGCCGCGGCGGGCCTGCGCGCGTTGGCGACCGGCGCCCCCGCCCCCGGCGTGGTGGCCGCAACCGAGGCCGGCCGCGGGCCCGGCACCGTGTTCGTCTACTCCGGCCAGGGCGCGCAATGGGCGGGCATGGGCCGCCGGCTGCTGGCCGACGAGCCCGCGTTCGCCGCCGCCGTCGCCGAGCTCGAGCCCGAATTCGTTGCCCAGACCGGCTTTTCGCTGAGCCAGACGCTGACCGAGGGCAGACCGGTGACCGGCATCGACAAGATTCAGCCCCTGCTGGTCGCTATCCAGCTGGCGCTCACCGCGCTGTGGCGGCACTACGGCGTGGAACCCGACGCGGTCATCGGGCACTCGATGGGCGAGGTGTCGGCGGCGGTGGTGTCCGGCGCGCTGACCCCCGCCGAGGGGCTGCGAGTGATCGCCACCCGCTCCAAGCTGATGGCGCAGTTGTCCGGCCAGGGCGCGATGGCCCTGCTCGAGCTCGACGCCCCCGCCGTCGAAGCGCTGATCACCGACTACCCGCAGGTCACGCTGGCCGTGCACGCCTCACCGACCCAATCGGTGATCGCGGGTCCGCCCGACCAGGTGGACGCGGTGATCGCGCAGCTGGCCGCGCGCAACCTGCTGGCCCGCCGCATCGAGGTCGACGTCGCCTCCCATCACCCGATCATCGACCCGATCCTGCCTCAATTACGTTCGTCCCTAGCCGATTTGGCGCCGAAGACGCCGACCATCCCGATCTTCACGACCGCGACCGAGGACCCCGCGCCGGTGCTGGATGCCGACTACTGGGCCGCGAACCTGCGCAACCCGGTGCGTTTCCACCAGGCCGTCACCGCCGCGGGCACACAGCACAAGACCTTCATCGAGGTCAGTCCGCACCCGCTGCTCACCCACGCCATCACCGACACCTTGGGTCAAACCAACACCACCCTGGGCACCTTGCTGCGCGACGCCGACGACACCGTCTCCTTCCACGCGCAACTCGCCGCAGCGGGCCACCCGATCACCACCGACGGCCGGCTGGCCGACGTGCCGATCACCCCGTGGCAGCACGCCCACTTCTGGGTGGCCGATAGGTCGGCGATCTCGGACTCGGTTGCCAGCCATCCGTTGCTCGGTAGGCACATCGAAGTGCCGTCCAGCCACGACCACGTCTGGCAGGCCGATGTCGGCACCGACGTCAGCCCCTGGCTCGCCGACCACAAGGTCTTCGGCCAGCCCACCATGCCCGGCGCCGGGTTCGCCGAAATCTCGCTGGCCGCGGCCAGCGAGGCGCTGGGCCTGCCGGTGCAGGCGCTGTCGATCAACCAGCTCGAGGTCGAGCAGATGCTCGCCCTGAACGACCACACGCAGCTGACCACCCAGTTGACCCGTGGCGCTGACGACAAGATCCGCATCGAAATCTATTCCCGCTCAGGCGGTGACGACTGGACGCGGCACGCCACCGCCAGGGCCGAGGCCCGAACCTCCGAGCCTGCCCCCGAGCGACCAGCCTTGCTCGCCGAGCGGGGCGGCACCCCGGTCGACCCAGCCGACGTGTACAGCGGGCTGCGCCAGGCCGGCCAACATCACGGTCCCGCGTTCGCCGCCCTGACCGCGATTCGCCGGCTCCCCGGCGGTTCGGTCGAAACCGAGATCGTGCTTCCCGACGAGTCGCCACGGCATCCGGAGTTCCGGCTGCACCCCGTCATCCTCGACGCCGCACTGCAGAGCCTGGCCGCCGCCATGCCCGAGGAGGAACTCGCGGGATCCACCGAGGCCAGTTATCTGCCGGTGTCCTTCGACTCGGTTCGGGTGTACGGCAACCCGGGCCGGCGCGCACACTGCCGGGCCCAGCTGTCCGGCCTCGACGAGGGTGGCGCGGGCAAGCTCGGCCGGATCGTCCTGACCGACGACAACGGGATCGTCACCGCCGAGATCAACGACATCTATGTGCGCCGCGTCGAACGACGTAGCGTGCCACTTCCCCTGTCGCAGAAGGTCTTCGACACCACCTGGGTTGCCCGGCCCGTCGCCGGCGGACAGCACGAAGCCCCCGGCAGCTGGCTCGTGCTCACCGAGGGATCCACGGCCTCGACTGTGGAGCAAGCCGAGGAGTTCGTCGCGGCATGGCGCTCCCCGGCACGCCGGGTGCTCACCGCGGACCTGCACGACGAGGCCGCGATGCTCGCCGCATTCGACGAAACCACCGGCGATCCCGAGCATCCGCCCGTCGGCGTCGTCGTGTTCGTCGCGCCCAACCCGGACATCAGCGACCGCGGCGTCGAGCGGGCCAGGGACTCGGTGTGGGCGGTCTCCACCGTCATCCGCGCGATCGTCGGCGGCTGGCACGGCCAGTCACCGCGGCTGTGGCTGGTCAGCCGGGACGGCCTGGCCATCGGCGACCAACCGGGTCAGCCCGGCGTCGGCGCGCTGAAGGGTCTGGTGCGGGTGCTGGCCTACGAGCACCCCGAGCTGCGCACCACACTGGTCGACCTCGACGCCGCCGAGCCGGTGACCGCGCTGAATGCCGAACTGGCAGCGCCGGCTTCGGATGTCATCGACGACGTGGTCGCCTGGCGCGGCGGGCAGCGGCTCGTCGAGCGGTTGTCGAGGGCCACCCTCGGCGAGCCCACCCGCGCGGCGGTCCGCTCCGGCGCCTCCTACATCATCACCGGCGGCCTCGGCGGCCTCGGGCTGGTGGTCGCCCGCTGGCTGGCGGACAGCGGCGCGGGCCGCATCGTCCTCAACGGGCGCAGCGAACCGTCCGCCGAGCAGCGCGCCGCGCTGACCGAGCTGGAGCGCAAGACCGAAATCGTGGTGGTCTCCGGCGATGTCGCCGCCGAAGGCGTGGCGGATGCGCTGGTGGCCGCCGCCGGCGAAGCGAACCTGCGCGGCATCCTGCACGCGGCCGCCGTGCTCGACGACAGCCTGGTGTTCTCCATGACCAAGGACAGCCTGGAGCGGGTGTGGGCACCCAAGGTCACCGGGGCCCTGCGGATGCACCGGGCCAGCACTCGCTGCGAATTGGATTGGTGGCTGGGGTTTTCCTCGACGGCGTCGCTGCTGGGCGGCCCGGGACAGACGTCGTACGCGTGCGCGAGCGCCTGGCTCGACGCGCTGGTCGACTGGCGGCGCGCTGCGGGCCTGCCGGCCACGGTGATCAATTGGGGACCGTGGGCCGAGGTCGGCCTGGCCCGCACCCTGACCGGCGGCCCGCTGGATCCCATCACTCCGACCGAGGGCGCCGCGGCGCTGGAACCGCTGCTGGCCGTCGACCGCGGCCACACCGGCGTGGCGCGGCTGCGTCCCGACCGGGCGCTGATCGCCTTCCCCGAGATCCGCAGCCTGGGCTACTTCACCAGCGTGGTCGAAGAACTCGACGCCGCGGGCGACGGCGGCGACTGGGCGGGTCCCGAGGCGCTGGCCGGGCTGGAGCCCGCCGAGGCACAGGCGCTGATGACCGACCGGCTGCGGGCCCGCATCGCGGCGGTCATGGGCTACGCCGACCGGTCGGCGGTCGACGCCGGCGTGCCGCTTATCGAGCTGGGGATGGATTCCCTGATGGCGGTGCGCATCCGCAACACCGCCCGGGCGGATTTCGGCGCCGAGCCGCCGGTGGCGCTGCTGTTGCAGGGCGCGTCGCTGCACGACCTGACGGCCGAGCTGGTGCGCCAGCTGGGCATCGGCGGGCAGACGCAGGCGCCCAACGCCGAAGACGCCGTGCGCGACCGGGCGCAGCAGCGCGCGGCGGCGCGCCAACAAGCCGCAATGCGGCGGAAGCGAGGATAG